A genomic region of Methanobacterium sp. SMA-27 contains the following coding sequences:
- a CDS encoding DUF5518 domain-containing protein, producing MGVGSVIGLPVAIFGFLLAGIIVGYISYGDIIDGVINGALMGVAGAIILWILSLFKGQIAAFSSQLSTYVPLNSAPELILVIVAGAIGGLIGSLILLLNRRNRRNYGDTRDGDRRDERRDDDRRDDRDRRD from the coding sequence TTGGGTGTAGGATCAGTTATTGGATTGCCAGTTGCAATATTTGGTTTTCTACTCGCAGGTATAATCGTTGGATACATATCATATGGTGACATTATTGATGGTGTGATTAACGGAGCACTTATGGGAGTTGCAGGTGCAATAATCTTATGGATACTAAGCTTATTCAAAGGTCAGATAGCTGCATTCTCTTCACAATTATCAACTTATGTCCCATTAAACTCAGCACCAGAATTAATACTGGTAATAGTCGCAGGCGCAATAGGCGGTTTAATCGGCTCTCTAATATTATTATTAAACCGCAGAAACCGCAGAAACTATGGTGACACAAGGGACGGAGATCGAAGAGATGAAAGAAGAGATGATGATCGAAGGGATGATAGGGATAGGAGAGATTAA
- a CDS encoding Hsp20/alpha crystallin family protein, with amino-acid sequence MVDKDEMKEKMGDIKSSVSDKKDDVNDSINEMKENAQDKSDEMKEKMGDIKSSVSDKKDDVADSVNEMKENAQDKSDEMQEEVGKKRTQAEKLLNDIMNAIKVKQVEVGKTLSDYTTALQKPPADIMETNDSIILKIDLPAVKKENIEIGIAGESIDIMAKFEEESEDEDIDYIQKERSYGETKRTIKLPSEIKVKEASAKFQDSVLTIKLPKIEKEIHKIDIN; translated from the coding sequence ATGGTAGATAAAGATGAAATGAAAGAGAAAATGGGTGACATCAAATCTAGTGTTTCTGATAAAAAAGATGATGTTAATGATAGTATAAACGAAATGAAGGAAAATGCCCAAGATAAATCTGATGAAATGAAAGAGAAAATGGGTGACATTAAATCTAGTGTTTCTGATAAAAAAGATGATGTTGCTGATAGTGTAAATGAAATGAAGGAAAATGCCCAAGATAAATCTGATGAAATGCAAGAAGAAGTTGGGAAAAAGAGGACGCAGGCAGAGAAGTTGTTGAATGACATAATGAATGCTATTAAAGTTAAGCAAGTAGAAGTTGGAAAAACTCTATCTGATTACACAACAGCTCTCCAAAAACCACCAGCAGACATTATGGAAACCAATGATAGTATAATACTAAAAATAGACCTTCCTGCTGTGAAAAAGGAGAACATTGAAATTGGAATTGCAGGTGAAAGTATAGATATCATGGCAAAGTTTGAAGAGGAAAGTGAAGATGAAGACATCGATTACATCCAAAAAGAAAGGAGTTACGGCGAAACAAAGAGAACAATAAAACTTCCTTCTGAAATAAAGGTTAAAGAAGCATCAGCTAAATTCCAAGATTCTGTTTTAACCATTAAACTGCCTAAAATAGAAAAAGAAATACATAAAATTGATATTAACTAA
- a CDS encoding threonine/serine exporter ThrE family protein produces the protein MENNDLKVNVTSSNGLMEFLTELGKALTASGISVVDITSILEKIAQAYDAKAEILVFPTMLLLKIGEQESAPLNAAIQKPGLLPLNQVSEIYDLIYLAEAGKISPIEGKKCLRKILSEKHKFGPLGILFGYILFSMGIGMLLQPTPEQLIVSGVLGAIVGILLIFSRGRTRFLLILPVVAALIVTSLSILGVKYGLVTGSVAMLLPALAYFLPGATLTTGMFELAYGEIISGASRVIYGTAILFLILFGVLVGIQITGISQQNFLVTNPLNALGWWAPYLGVFIFAMGMYLFMSIKNKDLPWVILILYIAFFGQQAGNHFVGGVFGAFSGSLLMTISGTIIERLDHKTPSIVSIMPAFWILVPGALGFMSLATLVSQNYFTAITDGIMVAMTIVAISLGLLIGAVITEPLKEMEII, from the coding sequence ATGGAAAATAATGATCTTAAAGTAAATGTAACTTCATCAAATGGTTTAATGGAATTTTTAACCGAATTAGGTAAGGCTTTGACAGCTTCTGGAATTTCTGTGGTGGATATTACATCAATTCTGGAAAAAATTGCACAAGCTTATGATGCAAAGGCTGAAATCCTTGTGTTTCCCACCATGTTACTTCTGAAAATTGGTGAACAGGAATCAGCACCATTAAATGCTGCTATTCAAAAACCTGGACTTTTACCATTAAATCAGGTTTCAGAAATTTACGACTTGATATACCTGGCAGAAGCCGGGAAAATTTCTCCAATTGAAGGTAAAAAATGCTTAAGAAAAATACTTTCTGAAAAACATAAATTTGGACCTTTAGGTATACTATTTGGATATATTTTATTTTCAATGGGCATTGGAATGCTACTCCAACCCACACCAGAACAGTTGATAGTTTCAGGAGTTCTTGGAGCAATAGTAGGAATTTTATTAATATTTAGTCGTGGTCGAACTAGATTTTTACTTATACTCCCTGTTGTTGCGGCTCTGATTGTTACTTCTCTCTCTATTTTGGGTGTTAAATATGGATTGGTTACAGGTTCTGTTGCAATGTTATTGCCTGCATTAGCCTATTTCCTTCCAGGTGCTACTCTAACAACAGGAATGTTCGAACTGGCTTATGGTGAGATTATATCCGGTGCAAGCAGAGTAATATACGGAACTGCAATACTGTTTCTGATACTTTTTGGAGTACTTGTTGGTATACAAATTACAGGAATTTCCCAACAAAATTTTCTGGTAACCAACCCGCTAAATGCATTAGGATGGTGGGCACCATATTTAGGAGTTTTTATATTTGCAATGGGAATGTATCTTTTCATGTCAATAAAAAATAAAGACTTGCCTTGGGTCATACTAATATTGTACATAGCATTTTTTGGCCAACAAGCTGGAAATCACTTTGTAGGAGGCGTATTTGGAGCTTTTTCAGGATCGCTTTTAATGACAATTAGTGGAACTATAATTGAAAGACTGGATCATAAAACACCAAGTATTGTTTCAATAATGCCAGCATTCTGGATACTTGTACCTGGTGCACTGGGATTTATGAGCCTAGCAACTTTAGTTAGTCAAAATTATTTCACAGCCATAACAGATGGGATAATGGTTGCAATGACCATCGTGGCTATTTCACTTGGGCTTTTGATAGGTGCTGTTATAACAGAACCATTGAAAGAAATGGAAATAATATAA
- a CDS encoding DUF5518 domain-containing protein: MVYVRWNTVIIGVVIAIILGFVLGLISASGAFIGFLIATIYVGYMVGGDYVNGAIHGALVGIVAAIVLFILALIGFGVGAGLTDIIILAIIGAIGGVIGVLIGGRGRGRF; the protein is encoded by the coding sequence ATGGTTTATGTAAGATGGAATACTGTAATAATTGGTGTAGTAATTGCAATAATTCTTGGTTTTGTCCTTGGTTTGATATCAGCATCGGGAGCATTCATAGGATTCTTAATAGCTACTATATATGTTGGTTACATGGTAGGCGGGGACTATGTAAATGGAGCTATACATGGGGCGCTTGTTGGTATCGTTGCAGCAATAGTATTATTTATACTTGCTTTAATTGGATTTGGAGTTGGAGCAGGTTTAACGGATATAATCATTCTTGCAATTATCGGTGCAATAGGTGGAGTAATAGGAGTTTTAATAGGAGGTAGGGGTAGAGGCAGATTCTAA
- a CDS encoding radical SAM protein: MNEVRVKSLLNKHKKRDHWFLGDYTLNPYAGCSMGCIYCYTRGSKYGGDHGTIVSAKSNAVPILKKQLKNCIRKNERGFIVLGSSADPYPTLETELKLTSEILGLIKRYRFPLHILTKSTLVLRDIEIFHGIKDVAILPTGLENKLDSGIILSFSFSTLNEKIAKILEPGAPSPIKRLKIMKKFSEAGFKTGIINMPQQ, from the coding sequence GTGAATGAAGTAAGAGTAAAATCACTACTTAACAAACATAAAAAACGTGATCATTGGTTTTTAGGGGATTATACTCTCAATCCATATGCTGGCTGTTCAATGGGTTGCATTTATTGCTACACACGTGGTAGTAAATATGGGGGTGACCATGGAACCATTGTGTCAGCTAAGTCTAATGCTGTGCCCATCCTAAAAAAACAATTAAAAAATTGTATAAGAAAAAATGAAAGGGGTTTTATAGTCCTTGGATCATCTGCTGATCCCTATCCTACCCTAGAAACAGAACTAAAATTAACAAGTGAAATATTGGGCTTGATAAAACGTTACAGATTCCCACTTCATATACTCACTAAATCCACATTAGTATTAAGGGATATAGAAATCTTCCATGGGATTAAAGATGTTGCAATTTTGCCAACTGGACTTGAAAATAAATTGGATTCAGGTATCATTTTATCTTTTTCCTTTTCAACATTAAATGAAAAAATTGCCAAGATATTGGAACCTGGTGCACCTAGTCCAATTAAACGACTCAAAATAATGAAGAAATTCAGTGAAGCAGGTTTCAAAACAGGAATCATTAACATGCCTCAACAGTAA
- a CDS encoding adenylyltransferase/cytidyltransferase family protein encodes MIGISADFDPVHKGHVKLIDKARELADKKNDEVVIYLNKGYSANHAPFFANYESRSKMALEAGADRIVPIEGLHHRLTLAYTVPIRIAMMIEDGVIDYVDAADVSTARIKKYASNFAKKGIFSGIPRNLPNRNVIRWFAVNEFLYNKYNQKLKFHIIPEYKISGDKISGRMIRREILENNMEIPESIGKLLPDSTLQILEEEIKKGNVPGERNLKDLSKRLNTYSRANLNNIAHMNADAVNAIVAGRSYKREDQIWASFRMAGYGPVLTRLAVSAAEEDVTRREVFNLIKKYENNGIIPQDMSVEQVIERAWYVSSKSSEGNSSSDAHKMFRNGDRGSDKALYSFDAGMHLRSFEVESLKSGLETLFYVDKNERLCCEMRTEDRKIKSPLKLPAQQVTYLRLLIDSHFIPLRGEIIEKEEGWRVRIFVGDEV; translated from the coding sequence ATGATAGGTATAAGTGCTGATTTTGACCCAGTCCATAAGGGACATGTTAAACTCATTGATAAAGCTAGAGAACTTGCTGATAAGAAAAACGATGAAGTTGTTATTTATCTAAATAAGGGATACAGTGCAAATCATGCACCTTTTTTTGCAAATTATGAGTCAAGAAGTAAAATGGCGTTAGAAGCTGGTGCCGATAGAATTGTACCTATAGAAGGACTCCATCATAGATTAACACTGGCTTATACCGTCCCAATAAGAATAGCCATGATGATAGAAGACGGTGTTATTGATTATGTAGATGCAGCAGATGTTTCAACCGCCAGAATTAAGAAGTACGCGTCAAACTTTGCTAAAAAGGGAATTTTCAGCGGAATACCAAGAAATTTACCTAATAGAAATGTTATAAGATGGTTTGCTGTAAACGAATTTTTATACAATAAGTACAATCAGAAGCTCAAATTTCACATAATCCCCGAGTACAAAATCTCTGGAGATAAAATATCTGGAAGAATGATACGAAGAGAAATACTTGAAAATAATATGGAAATACCTGAAAGTATTGGAAAACTGCTTCCAGATTCAACTCTCCAGATACTTGAAGAAGAAATAAAAAAAGGAAATGTTCCTGGTGAAAGGAACCTTAAAGATCTTTCTAAACGCTTGAATACTTATTCTAGAGCTAATCTGAATAATATAGCACATATGAATGCTGATGCTGTGAATGCTATTGTTGCAGGCCGCAGTTATAAACGTGAAGACCAAATATGGGCTTCATTCAGAATGGCAGGTTATGGGCCTGTGCTTACCCGGCTAGCTGTTAGTGCTGCTGAAGAAGATGTAACCCGTAGAGAAGTGTTTAATTTGATTAAAAAGTATGAAAATAATGGAATAATTCCACAAGACATGAGTGTAGAACAAGTAATTGAAAGAGCTTGGTATGTATCTTCTAAATCAAGTGAAGGTAATTCTTCATCTGATGCTCATAAAATGTTCAGAAATGGAGATAGGGGTTCTGATAAAGCTTTATACTCCTTTGATGCCGGGATGCATCTTCGAAGTTTTGAAGTAGAATCTCTGAAAAGTGGATTAGAAACCCTGTTTTATGTTGATAAAAATGAGAGGCTTTGTTGTGAAATGCGTACTGAAGATCGTAAAATAAAAAGTCCACTTAAATTACCTGCACAACAAGTAACTTACCTCCGTCTTTTAATTGATTCCCATTTCATACCGCTAAGGGGAGAAATTATTGAAAAAGAAGAAGGGTGGAGAGTAAGGATATTCGTTGGAGATGAGGTTTAA
- a CDS encoding B12-binding domain-containing radical SAM protein — protein sequence MNKKIDILLINPYDENALKNSLGFITPPTNLMYLASSLEKESYSVKIVDDDLLQMGYEKVSELAEKLNPQIVGVTATTSTIKSALKYVELVKNILPNSLTVIGGPHTTFMPYETLKNSENLDVVVIGEGEETMVDLANHSTETIQDLDDIKGIVYRDLKNGNFKTTQKRPLIKDLDALPFPARHLVPFDSYGASKEQTGGIITSRGCVYNCNYCSSSLIMGKKFRSRSPDNVVDEIEELINQYQIRDIRFMDDTFMLNKRRANDIANEIKARDLDLSFVASSRVDSVDQNLLQNLKSAGLKTIYYGVESGSQRILDLMKKGITLKQAEDAVKSAKNVDLEVLTSFILGYPGETEEDMNKTIDFSTKLDSDYSQYSILTPFPGTPIYNELKEKNLIDNDDWDEYTVLKPVLKYDEMGLNKKMVERKLAMAYLKFYARPRYLMNHRHMFKVMFKTVMRSFILPKLMGGTGKGWYQNLNNNTSSK from the coding sequence ATGAATAAAAAAATTGATATACTGCTTATAAATCCTTACGATGAAAATGCATTAAAAAATTCACTTGGTTTCATAACCCCACCCACAAATCTTATGTACCTGGCATCATCACTTGAGAAAGAATCTTACTCAGTCAAAATTGTAGATGATGATCTTCTCCAGATGGGCTACGAAAAGGTTTCTGAACTGGCAGAAAAGCTCAATCCACAAATAGTAGGTGTTACAGCAACCACATCTACTATAAAAAGCGCCTTGAAATACGTGGAACTAGTCAAAAACATTCTACCCAATTCATTAACTGTAATAGGTGGACCCCACACTACTTTCATGCCATATGAAACCTTAAAAAATTCAGAAAACCTAGATGTAGTAGTTATAGGTGAGGGAGAAGAAACAATGGTAGATTTAGCCAACCATTCCACCGAAACTATCCAAGATCTTGACGACATTAAGGGAATTGTTTACAGGGATTTAAAGAATGGAAATTTTAAAACTACACAAAAACGGCCTTTGATAAAGGATCTTGACGCATTACCGTTCCCTGCAAGACATCTTGTACCCTTTGATTCATATGGTGCTTCTAAAGAACAGACTGGTGGAATAATAACCAGCAGAGGTTGTGTGTACAACTGTAACTACTGCTCATCATCATTAATCATGGGTAAAAAGTTCCGCTCACGCAGTCCAGACAATGTAGTGGACGAAATTGAAGAATTAATAAACCAATACCAAATAAGAGATATAAGATTCATGGACGACACATTCATGCTCAACAAAAGAAGAGCTAACGATATAGCAAATGAAATCAAAGCCAGAGATCTAGATTTAAGCTTCGTTGCATCATCCCGAGTTGACAGTGTAGACCAAAATTTACTTCAAAATCTCAAAAGTGCAGGATTAAAAACAATCTACTACGGTGTAGAATCAGGGTCACAACGTATACTGGACCTTATGAAAAAGGGTATAACATTAAAACAAGCTGAAGATGCAGTTAAAAGTGCTAAAAATGTGGATCTAGAAGTTTTAACCTCTTTCATTCTAGGATATCCTGGAGAAACCGAAGAAGATATGAATAAGACCATAGATTTCTCAACAAAACTTGACTCAGACTACTCACAATATTCTATACTTACACCATTCCCTGGAACACCTATCTACAATGAACTCAAAGAAAAAAATTTAATAGACAATGATGACTGGGATGAATACACAGTACTCAAACCAGTTTTGAAATATGATGAAATGGGTTTAAACAAGAAGATGGTGGAAAGAAAACTGGCCATGGCATATTTAAAATTTTATGCAAGACCACGATATCTCATGAACCATCGTCACATGTTCAAGGTTATGTTCAAAACAGTTATGCGAAGTTTTATACTCCCAAAACTCATGGGAGGCACCGGTAAAGGTTGGTATCAAAACTTAAACAACAACACATCATCAAAATAG
- a CDS encoding archaeosine biosynthesis radical SAM protein RaSEA: protein MEIQNLMQEIRENALDKMEKRSPKDLAACWSGEDILYSGKGNAIFIVLPTQGCAWAVSGSGGCTMCSYVADSPLENVDADELIDIFKNSIGRQEIKEKAVVKIFVSGSFLNPDEVPIKARNEILKFLKNEEYVEEVVVESRPEFITAEVLKECCESLGNKIFEIGIGLETSSEYTREEKINKGFSKEDFERAVKTIRTTTLDCNVKAKAYLFVKPILTSEKIAIEEAVKSAEYAESVGVSRISFCPATIHKDTLMELLWKGGSYQPPWIWSIMEIIKRVRKSLNIPIIMDTAGFGSRRGPYNCKKCNSRLKSMIIESNLNQSIPEDFECECKDKWRTEIEFCDITRSTTNLVRKK from the coding sequence ATGGAAATTCAAAATTTAATGCAAGAAATCAGAGAAAATGCCCTTGATAAAATGGAGAAAAGATCCCCTAAGGATCTTGCTGCATGCTGGTCCGGGGAAGACATTCTATACTCTGGAAAAGGTAACGCTATTTTTATAGTTCTACCCACCCAAGGATGTGCATGGGCAGTTTCAGGATCTGGAGGCTGTACAATGTGCAGTTACGTTGCAGATTCTCCTCTTGAAAATGTAGATGCTGATGAATTGATAGACATATTTAAAAATTCAATTGGACGACAAGAGATAAAGGAAAAAGCAGTAGTGAAAATATTCGTTTCCGGAAGTTTCCTTAATCCTGATGAAGTACCGATAAAAGCCAGAAATGAAATTTTAAAATTTCTTAAAAATGAAGAATATGTTGAAGAGGTAGTTGTTGAATCTAGACCAGAATTTATCACTGCAGAAGTACTAAAAGAATGTTGTGAATCTCTTGGAAATAAGATATTTGAGATTGGTATCGGTCTTGAAACATCCAGTGAATATACCCGGGAAGAAAAGATCAACAAAGGTTTCTCTAAGGAAGATTTTGAAAGGGCTGTTAAAACTATTAGAACAACAACATTAGATTGTAATGTAAAAGCCAAAGCATATCTCTTTGTTAAACCCATATTAACATCAGAAAAAATTGCAATAGAAGAAGCAGTTAAATCAGCAGAATATGCAGAATCTGTTGGTGTAAGTAGGATATCATTTTGCCCTGCAACTATCCACAAAGATACTTTGATGGAACTTTTATGGAAGGGCGGATCCTACCAGCCGCCATGGATATGGAGTATAATGGAAATCATAAAACGGGTCAGGAAATCCTTAAATATTCCCATAATTATGGATACTGCAGGTTTTGGAAGTAGAAGAGGCCCGTATAATTGTAAAAAATGCAATTCACGTTTAAAAAGTATGATAATTGAATCGAATCTCAATCAGAGTATTCCTGAAGATTTTGAATGTGAATGTAAGGATAAATGGCGAACTGAGATTGAATTTTGTGATATTACAAGATCAACTACCAATTTGGTTCGTAAAAAATAA